Proteins from a genomic interval of Salvelinus alpinus chromosome 7, SLU_Salpinus.1, whole genome shotgun sequence:
- the LOC139581307 gene encoding RNA-binding motif protein, X chromosome-like isoform X2, with translation MAEADRPGKLFIGGLDTETDEKALEKYFSKYGRIVEVLLMKDRETNKSRGFAFVTFESPADAKDAAREMNGKSLDGKPIKVEQATKPTFGRGPPPMHPRSRGPPRGLRGSRGAPSGMRGPPSREPFFKGISSRGPPPLKRGPPIRNGGPPPKRHASSPMGRTPMSRDRDPYGPPPPRRESMSRRDDYPSPRDDYYSTKDSYSSRDYTSSRDTRDYAPPPRDYPQSSSRDDYGSMSRGYSERDGYGGGREPKSYMERPSAAAYREPYGGYGNSRSAPPSRAPQPSYNGSGGSSRYDDYGSSSRDGYGGRESYPSSRSDPYPPSRGERMGRQERGPAPPIERGYPPRDAYSGSSRGAPRGGRGGTRVDRGIARSRY, from the exons ATGGCAGAGGCTGACCGACCAGGGAAGCTTTTCATCGGAGGCCTGGACACTGAAACTGACGAAAAGGCCCTTGAAAAGTATTTCAGCAAATATGGCAGAATAGTAGAAg TTCTGTTGATGAAAGATCGGGAAACAAACAAATCAAGAGGTTTTGCTTTTGTGACCTTTGAGAGTCCTGCAGATGCAAAGGATGCTGCACGTGAAATGAATGGGAAG TCGCTTGATGGTAAGCCAATCAAGGTTGAACAAGCTACGAAACCTACTTTTGGACGCGGCCCACCACCGATGCATCCACGCAGCCGTGGTCCCCCTAGAGGCCTTCGAGGATCTAGAGGAGCACCAAGCGGTATGAGGGGTCCCCCATCCAGAG AACCCTTTTTCAAAGGGATTTCATCCAGAGGCCCCCCACCACTGAAGAGAGGACCTCCGATTCGTAACGGAGGCCCCCCACCCAAGAGACATGCTTCCTCTCCTATGGGTAGAA CTCCCATGTCCAGGGACAGGGACCCCTATGGCCCACCCCCTCCCCGCAGAGAGTCGATGTCCAGAAGGGATGATTACCCATCACCAAGGGATGACTATTACAGCACAAAGGACAG CTATTCTAGCCGGGACTATACGAGTTCCAGGGATACAAGGGACTACGCACCACCACCAAGGGATTATCCCCAATCCAGTTCTCGTGATGACTATGGGTCAATGTCCAGGGGCTACAG TGAGCGTGATGGTTATGGTGGAGGCCGGGAACCCAAAAGCTATATGGAGCGCCCTAGTGCAGCTGCCTATCGAGAGCCCTACGGTGGTTACG GTAACTCACGCAGCGCCCCACCCTCAAGAGCCCCCCAACCATCCTACAATGGCAGTGGCGGAAGCAGTCGCTATGACGACTATGGCAGCAGTTCCCGGGATGGCTATGGCGGTCGTGAAAGTTACCCCAGCAGTCGAAGTGACCCATACCCCCCTAGCCGTGGTGAGCGAATGGGCAGGCAGGAGCGGGGGCCAGCGCCCCCAATCGAGAGAGGCTACCCTCCTCGTGACGCGTACAGTGGCTCAAGTCGTGGAGCACCCCGTGGTGGCCGCGGAGGCACCAGAGTCGATAGAGGAATTGCCCGGAGCAGATACTGA
- the LOC139581307 gene encoding RNA-binding motif protein, X chromosome-like isoform X1 produces MAEADRPGKLFIGGLDTETDEKALEKYFSKYGRIVEVLLMKDRETNKSRGFAFVTFESPADAKDAAREMNGKSLDGKPIKVEQATKPTFGRGPPPMHPRSRGPPRGLRGSRGAPSGMRGPPSRDYYDNVGIVEPFFKGISSRGPPPLKRGPPIRNGGPPPKRHASSPMGRTPMSRDRDPYGPPPPRRESMSRRDDYPSPRDDYYSTKDSYSSRDYTSSRDTRDYAPPPRDYPQSSSRDDYGSMSRGYSERDGYGGGREPKSYMERPSAAAYREPYGGYGNSRSAPPSRAPQPSYNGSGGSSRYDDYGSSSRDGYGGRESYPSSRSDPYPPSRGERMGRQERGPAPPIERGYPPRDAYSGSSRGAPRGGRGGTRVDRGIARSRY; encoded by the exons ATGGCAGAGGCTGACCGACCAGGGAAGCTTTTCATCGGAGGCCTGGACACTGAAACTGACGAAAAGGCCCTTGAAAAGTATTTCAGCAAATATGGCAGAATAGTAGAAg TTCTGTTGATGAAAGATCGGGAAACAAACAAATCAAGAGGTTTTGCTTTTGTGACCTTTGAGAGTCCTGCAGATGCAAAGGATGCTGCACGTGAAATGAATGGGAAG TCGCTTGATGGTAAGCCAATCAAGGTTGAACAAGCTACGAAACCTACTTTTGGACGCGGCCCACCACCGATGCATCCACGCAGCCGTGGTCCCCCTAGAGGCCTTCGAGGATCTAGAGGAGCACCAAGCGGTATGAGGGGTCCCCCATCCAGAG ACTACTATGATAACGTAGGAATTGTAGAACCCTTTTTCAAAGGGATTTCATCCAGAGGCCCCCCACCACTGAAGAGAGGACCTCCGATTCGTAACGGAGGCCCCCCACCCAAGAGACATGCTTCCTCTCCTATGGGTAGAA CTCCCATGTCCAGGGACAGGGACCCCTATGGCCCACCCCCTCCCCGCAGAGAGTCGATGTCCAGAAGGGATGATTACCCATCACCAAGGGATGACTATTACAGCACAAAGGACAG CTATTCTAGCCGGGACTATACGAGTTCCAGGGATACAAGGGACTACGCACCACCACCAAGGGATTATCCCCAATCCAGTTCTCGTGATGACTATGGGTCAATGTCCAGGGGCTACAG TGAGCGTGATGGTTATGGTGGAGGCCGGGAACCCAAAAGCTATATGGAGCGCCCTAGTGCAGCTGCCTATCGAGAGCCCTACGGTGGTTACG GTAACTCACGCAGCGCCCCACCCTCAAGAGCCCCCCAACCATCCTACAATGGCAGTGGCGGAAGCAGTCGCTATGACGACTATGGCAGCAGTTCCCGGGATGGCTATGGCGGTCGTGAAAGTTACCCCAGCAGTCGAAGTGACCCATACCCCCCTAGCCGTGGTGAGCGAATGGGCAGGCAGGAGCGGGGGCCAGCGCCCCCAATCGAGAGAGGCTACCCTCCTCGTGACGCGTACAGTGGCTCAAGTCGTGGAGCACCCCGTGGTGGCCGCGGAGGCACCAGAGTCGATAGAGGAATTGCCCGGAGCAGATACTGA